In a single window of the Tetrapisispora phaffii CBS 4417 chromosome 11, complete genome genome:
- the TPHA0K02375 gene encoding uncharacterized protein translates to MPGDNLTYMDSMGYTDIEVDYEGVSQFVNMLNTRLSKNTLQRRDGSNTNYTVDEMIALVGRTIGSKANRLSKREDCANKYWHNFTNTFLELTTFLDKRLLARWKQYARATAIRIFEVLTEIPFFNTILEIRRKYEVKKKICNGGFVWLNIDDGSDKLAYWVGYTHYELNDTYKQLSCDDVVTTVINYSVESIRKLDIAGFCTSFVHDSVGRIDVRVMRWEEKYANALYGWNIVCGSW, encoded by the coding sequence ATGCCTGGGGATAATTTAACATATATGGATAGCATGGGATACACTGATATTGAAGTTGATTATGAGGGTGTCTCACAATTCGTAAATATGTTAAATACTAGATTGTCAAAAAATACTTTACAGAGAAGGGATGGGTCAAATACTAATTATACTGTGGATGAAATGATCGCACTTGTAGGCCGCACCATAGGTAGTAAAGCTAACAGACTTTCGAAACGTGAAGATTGCGCTAACAAATATTGGCataattttacaaataCTTTTCTTGAATTAACAACATTCTTAGATAAACGACTATTAGCTAGGTGGAAACAATACGCACGGGCAACAGCTATAAGGATTTTTGAAGTATTAACTGAAATACCTTTTTTTAATACTATTTTGGAGATAAGAAGGAAGTATGAGGTTAAAAAGAAGATTTGCAACGGTGGATTTGTATGGCTAAACATTGATGATGGGAGTGATAAACTTGCGTATTGGGTTGGCTATACTCATTATGAACTTAATGATACCTATAAACAATTATCCTGTGATGATGTTGTTACAACGGTTATAAACTATTCCGTTGAATCCATCAGAAAATTAGATATAGCTGGCTTTTGTACATCATTTGTTCATGATTCTGTTGGGAGAATAGATGTCCGTGTAATGAGATGGGAGGAAAAATATGCAAATGCATTGTATGGGTGGAATATAGTTTGTGGAAGTTGGTGA
- the TPHA0K02370 gene encoding uncharacterized protein has product MDIQELSIGSEKSWKVMFDYPLGVAYGHIKDTPLSIILHRLGINYQEMSFSKKLQLPIEYLLEEFEYGIDVVVAVGNDDNGTLYIPTPCWISPSKKKSKLRLDLTRINATSIPKINSMQLYSPTKYPEPMYKGTLADQEKCLGPLLKAKFFTVRDLDSYVPVIFVNCSKKNALASMKHIRYCIQCYKGKKRYCPFTFIKMLRFPIQYEMEINGSKRREHLIKFTNGSLSHGTLVRRCNQVAKARYGKDVRKVKLLLTEAEVPGLSNLRNYRYMGYIVADSYVADGLESEDSMKLPTYDEAIA; this is encoded by the coding sequence ATGGATATCCAAGAACTTTCCATAGGCTCCGAAAAGAGTTGGAAAGTGATGTTTGATTACCCTTTGGGGGTTGCATATGGACATATTAAAGATACTCCTCTCAGTATTATTCTCCATCGCCTAGGTATCAACTATCAAGAGATGAGCTTCTCAAAAAAGCTTCAACTTCCAATTGAATATCTACTCgaagaatttgaatatgGTATCGACGTAGTTGTCGCAGTTGGGAATGATGATAATGGGACTCTATACATTCCGACACCCTGCTGGATCTCACCatctaaaaagaaaagtaaACTAAGGCTAGATCTTACTAGAATAAATGCGACTTCAATCCccaaaataaattcaatgcAGTTATATTCTCCAACGAAGTACCCTGAACCTATGTATAAGGGAACACTGGCTGACCAAGAAAAATGTCTGGGGCCGTTACTCAAAGCCAAGTTTTTTACTGTCAGAGATTTGGACTCATACGTTCCAGTAATATTCGTGAACTGTTCCAAGAAAAATGCCCTAGCATCAATGAAACATATTAGATATTGCATTCAGTGTTACAAAGGGAAAAAAAGGTACTGCCCTTTTACCTTTATAAAGATGCTCCGTTTTCCGATTCAATACGAAATGGAGATAAATGGGAGCAAGCGGAGGGAACATCTCATTAAGTTTACTAATGGGAGTCTTTCCCATGGTACTCTAGTGAGACGATGCAATCAGGTAGCAAAGGCACGTTATGGAAAAGATGTGAGAAAGGTTAAACTTCTCCTTACTGAAGCAGAGGTACCAGGCTTGTCTAATTTAAGGAACTACAGATATATGGGCTATATTGTAGCTGATAGTTATGTTGCAGACGGTCTAGAATCAGAAGATAGTATGAAGCTACCTACATATGATGAAGCTATAGCATAG
- the TPHA0K02378 gene encoding uncharacterized protein, whose translation MLFNNTTYIIKFTLLLVILSQITKIQAMEVALASPYLALKVNLTSNNEYCWILEHSAYMAPNETHGMSIWVTTLGDTEFEAFRFWKEINGSLVESGETELINNDITANPKLYGYNSTYDYCVEVEKYQFDLPVRQYLTKVSYPPISNNTKVFRNKRSVDNDCWNEPCYDVRDCLVIDRACAHCEKYPGMRQQDCEYQYTENIAGFRWVCWMDYLRHCHK comes from the coding sequence atgttatttaataatacaacttacatcattaaatttactCTTTTATTAGTAATTTTATCacaaattacaaaaatacAAGCAATGGAGGTTGCTCTAGCATCACCTTACTTAGCACTCAAAGTGAACTtaacttcaaataatgaatattgCTGGATTTTGGAGCATTCTGCGTATATGGCACCTAACGAAACCCATGGAATGAGCATTTGGGTAACAACTTTGGGGGATACAGAGTTCGAAGCATTCCGTTTTTGGAAGGAAATTAACGGTTCTTTAGTAGAGTCTGGAGAAACAGAACTCAtcaataatgatataacGGCTAATCCAAAATTATACGGATATAATTCTACGTACGATTATTGTGTAGAAGTTGAGAAATATCAATTCGATTTACCAGTAAGACAATATTTGACAAAGGTATCGTATCCACCTATTTCTAACAATACAAAAGTATTCAGAAATAAACGCAGCGTAGATAATGATTGCTGGAATGAGCCTTGCTATGACGTAAGAGATTGCCTTGTTATTGATAGGGCTTGTGCACATTGTGAGAAATATCCTGGGATGAGACAACAAGATTGTGAATATCAATATACTGAAAATATTGCTGGATTTCGTTGGGTATGTTGGATGGATTATTTAAGACACTGCCATAAATAA